AATCTCTCAAACTTAGTTTTGTACCAGAATTAATGCTCTCTTTAAGCCTACCTTGGGCACTAGTAATCGGCTCGAGTGCAAGTCGAATATTTGCATTATCACCTACCACTTTTACTGCCATCTTCAACATACCTTTCGCCATATCTACTACAATATTTCTCAATTTCAGCATTTCATCTAAATCAGACTTAAGTAAATTGATGCCCTTTAAATTATTGCTATGTTGCAGCACATTTAAATTGGCTTGATTTAAAATTCCCTCATTTTCATCTATAATTTCCCTGATGTACATCGCACTAGCCCTTAAACGGTATAATAAACTCAAAGCACAATTCCTACTAGACTGATCGACATTAGATGTTAAAGTCTTTATCACTGTTTTTAGGTTTGTAATATCTGCAACCTCATACCTTAGACTTGCATAAACATCATCTTTTGCATCACCATCAAAATCCACCTCAAACTCACTAAATATACTACTTTCAAATAGAGCCTTCATCGGCAAAAAAGCATCACGATTGTCATTATAAGAAGCTTTAAGAGTAGACAAACTTATGTTTAATGCATCATAAGATGTCACTACCTGTGGATATCTTTCTCTAGGTGGGGGAGGTGTAGATGGTGCTAATGATCCAATATATCCTGAAAGTCTGTGAATACCAGACACATTCATGCCAACTGAAGATTTTTCAGTTACTGCACATCTTAACACTAAAAACCCAAATGTGCAAACTAACATACATACTTTTTGCATTAATATTCTCCTTCCTCCTACCTATACAAAAAGACTTAAAATAAGTCTTAACATAATTATTTTATACTATAATACATCTAAATTTAGCAAATATATACACTAAGACACACAAGGTGTGTAACCCTTTGTGTCTATTGTGCGTTTGTTTTTATAAATTTATTATTTACTTAGCTTTTTTTTCAATCTCAGCTTTTAAGCCTTGTAAGCTAGTTATAGTATTCCCATAAACTTGTACATAAATACTTGCACCTACATTAACAATTGGCGATAAAGCATCTTGAACTCTGTCAATATTTTGCATATCTTTTACTGAATTTAATATTGAGTAAATCTCTTTTATTAAGTTAAATCTCAAAAAAAACATTGTATCTAGCAAAGAAACAAGATCAAGAAGAACATCTTGCTCTTTAGATAAAATAAATTTATCTAGAATATCGCTAGTTAAAATTACATTTGCTCTACCCTG
The genomic region above belongs to Borrelia parkeri and contains:
- a CDS encoding CRASP family complement regulator-acquiring lipoprotein: MQKVCMLVCTFGFLVLRCAVTEKSSVGMNVSGIHRLSGYIGSLAPSTPPPPRERYPQVVTSYDALNISLSTLKASYNDNRDAFLPMKALFESSIFSEFEVDFDGDAKDDVYASLRYEVADITNLKTVIKTLTSNVDQSSRNCALSLLYRLRASAMYIREIIDENEGILNQANLNVLQHSNNLKGINLLKSDLDEMLKLRNIVVDMAKGMLKMAVKVVGDNANIRLALEPITSAQGRLKESINSGTKLSLRDLRTKIESTVDNLRLQVLRGKS